The Ignatzschineria rhizosphaerae genome contains a region encoding:
- a CDS encoding major capsid protein yields the protein MAFDLEKFNKQVYTTMTETVDQDIAKFNEASGYAIELVNEPSQGDFSIKASFKQISGLVRRRNVNSQDTVQATRLKQLLEVAVKVAAGTPPVEFEKAQYEWVKQNPALAALTIGEQLAKARLADMLNAALSCAVAALTNNKDVVTDLSTEKASFRALNKAASKFGDRSNSLRAWAMHSSVVHALYDNALTNGEHLFSYDSVNVSRDPFGKLLVVTDSDALIKSQEDGTYNVLGLVEQAIAVADNNDFNAELVATTGKENIQYTYQAEWSYNAGILGYSWDTTKGASPTDAALATPENWKKHATSNKDTAGVLLIVADALEDSGLDGGLGD from the coding sequence ATGGCATTCGATTTAGAGAAGTTTAATAAGCAAGTCTACACAACAATGACTGAAACAGTCGATCAAGACATTGCAAAATTCAATGAGGCATCAGGCTATGCGATTGAGCTAGTCAATGAGCCGTCACAAGGGGACTTTAGCATTAAGGCATCATTCAAGCAGATTTCAGGCTTAGTGCGTCGCCGTAATGTGAATAGTCAAGATACTGTACAAGCTACTCGCTTAAAACAGCTTTTAGAAGTTGCGGTAAAAGTTGCAGCAGGTACGCCGCCAGTTGAGTTTGAGAAAGCACAATATGAGTGGGTTAAACAAAATCCTGCATTGGCAGCTTTAACAATTGGTGAGCAGTTAGCAAAAGCTCGTTTAGCGGATATGCTCAATGCGGCATTATCTTGTGCTGTTGCAGCGCTTACTAATAATAAAGATGTGGTAACGGATTTATCGACCGAGAAAGCATCGTTTAGAGCGTTAAATAAAGCAGCTTCAAAGTTTGGAGATCGCTCTAATTCCCTTCGTGCTTGGGCGATGCACTCCTCTGTAGTACATGCGCTTTACGATAATGCGCTTACGAACGGCGAGCACTTATTCTCATACGATAGCGTGAACGTATCACGAGATCCTTTCGGTAAGTTGCTTGTTGTGACGGACTCAGACGCACTGATCAAATCCCAAGAAGATGGTACGTACAATGTATTGGGATTAGTTGAACAAGCGATTGCAGTTGCTGATAACAACGACTTTAACGCAGAACTTGTGGCAACAACGGGTAAAGAGAATATCCAATACACCTATCAGGCTGAGTGGTCTTACAATGCCGGCATTCTTGGTTACTCATGGGATACCACTAAAGGCGCTTCTCCAACTGATGCGGCGCTCGCAACGCCTGAAAACTGGAAGAAGCACGCAACATCTAACAAGGATACAGCTGGTGTTCTTTTAATCGTGGCAGATGCTTTAGAAGATTCAGGCTTAGATGGTGGTTTAGGCGACTAA
- a CDS encoding DnaT-like ssDNA-binding protein, with protein MDSYATLDCANEYHEKRQSALMWSMLSDEQKNQRLVSATDFIDINFEFKDDLNIKAKESGEVPNQLVNATCEVAAMNELVIGKTRDKDRVKVDVIEINYTPDSGSAYSDGIDRITKMLKGLLAQSSGISFKVYR; from the coding sequence ATGGATAGTTACGCAACGCTTGATTGTGCCAATGAGTATCACGAAAAGCGTCAATCAGCTTTGATGTGGTCAATGCTTAGTGATGAGCAGAAGAATCAACGATTAGTGTCAGCAACAGACTTTATTGATATCAATTTCGAGTTTAAAGATGATTTGAACATCAAAGCAAAAGAAAGCGGAGAAGTTCCAAATCAGCTCGTTAATGCGACTTGTGAAGTGGCGGCGATGAATGAGCTTGTTATTGGTAAAACTCGTGATAAAGATCGGGTAAAAGTCGATGTGATCGAGATTAATTACACGCCTGATAGTGGTTCTGCTTATTCAGATGGCATTGACCGTATTACTAAGATGCTAAAGGGGCTTCTTGCTCAATCGAGTGGGATTAGCTTTAAGGTGTACCGATGA
- a CDS encoding HK97 gp10 family phage protein, whose protein sequence is MGIKEQIEAAKNEILLEVEGDVRKAALLLKSKIEQKVPVDTGELKGSWSLIEETPYSFQVVSSAAHATIVEYGLFTTLVDEKTGRMRETPKTLDGYSKQAPKGFARIAIQEVINEFK, encoded by the coding sequence ATGGGAATTAAGGAGCAAATTGAAGCGGCAAAAAATGAAATTCTTTTAGAGGTCGAGGGTGACGTTAGAAAGGCGGCTTTACTCTTAAAGTCGAAGATCGAGCAGAAAGTGCCTGTTGATACTGGTGAGTTAAAAGGCTCTTGGAGTCTGATCGAAGAAACCCCTTACTCGTTCCAAGTCGTATCAAGTGCAGCTCATGCAACGATTGTGGAATACGGTCTTTTTACAACGTTAGTTGATGAGAAAACTGGACGAATGAGGGAGACACCTAAGACTCTTGACGGTTATTCCAAGCAAGCACCTAAAGGGTTCGCTCGTATAGCTATTCAAGAGGTAATCAATGAGTTTAAGTGA
- a CDS encoding phage tail terminator-like protein yields MSLSDIKQAFEIKVRDFAKKHSLSVSYENVPYQGKGEYLECSTLPIKPHVVTMTHQEHQAIFQVNFYMKEGESARRSDRLVEEFSSLFSIGDKIKSAEIFEPVEVSPSIKSSGKYMTAVSIYFKFNRKV; encoded by the coding sequence ATGAGTTTAAGTGATATCAAGCAAGCTTTTGAGATCAAAGTTCGTGATTTTGCAAAGAAACATAGTCTTAGCGTGAGTTATGAAAACGTCCCTTATCAAGGCAAAGGCGAGTATTTAGAGTGCTCCACGCTTCCGATTAAACCTCACGTTGTCACGATGACTCATCAAGAGCATCAAGCAATCTTTCAAGTGAATTTCTACATGAAAGAGGGCGAATCAGCGAGACGATCTGATCGGTTAGTCGAAGAGTTCTCAAGTCTATTCAGCATTGGCGACAAAATCAAAAGTGCAGAGATATTCGAGCCAGTTGAAGTATCCCCAAGTATTAAATCAAGCGGTAAGTATATGACCGCAGTATCAATTTATTTTAAGTTTAATAGAAAAGTTTAG
- a CDS encoding phage tail assembly chaperone — protein MPLYYQHVWAWFIDLNQARSSGGFGVNPISYDSIDAYFRVMSIEATRDDIQALKILDSLYLEAISEK, from the coding sequence ATTCCTCTTTACTATCAGCATGTATGGGCATGGTTTATCGACTTAAATCAGGCTCGGAGCAGTGGAGGATTTGGAGTTAATCCAATCTCGTATGACTCAATAGATGCCTACTTTCGAGTAATGAGCATTGAAGCAACCAGAGATGACATTCAGGCTTTAAAGATACTCGACTCGCTTTATCTTGAGGCGATATCAGAAAAATAA